A genome region from Clostridium pasteurianum includes the following:
- the metK gene encoding methionine adenosyltransferase — protein sequence MRKLFTSESVTEGHPDKICDQISDAILDAILEKDPNGRVACETTVTTGIVNVMGEISTNCYVDIPKVVRNTIREIGYTRAKYGFDCDTCAVVTSIDEQSQDIAMGVDEALESKKGEMDKIDAIGAGDQGMMFGFATNETPEYMPMPIALAHRLSRKLAEVRKNGTLDYLRPDGKTQVTVEYDDDKPVRVDAIVISTQHSPKVQHDQIEKDMINEVIKAVIPSEFLDDKTKYYINPTGRFVVGGPQGDSGLTGRKIIVDTYGGYGRHGGGAFSGKDPTKVDRSAAYAARWVAKNLVAAGASDKIEIQLAYAIGVAKPVSISVDTFGTGKISESKIVEIVEKVFDLRPGAIIRDLNLRRPIYKQVAAYGHFGRIDLDLPWEKLDKVEEIKKYL from the coding sequence GATGCCATTTTGGATGCTATTTTAGAAAAAGATCCTAATGGAAGAGTAGCTTGTGAAACAACTGTAACAACAGGTATAGTTAATGTTATGGGAGAAATATCTACAAATTGTTATGTTGATATTCCTAAAGTTGTAAGAAATACTATAAGAGAAATTGGATATACTAGAGCTAAGTATGGATTTGATTGTGATACATGTGCAGTAGTAACATCTATAGATGAACAATCACAAGATATTGCTATGGGTGTAGATGAAGCACTAGAATCTAAAAAAGGTGAAATGGATAAAATTGATGCAATAGGTGCTGGAGATCAAGGAATGATGTTTGGATTTGCAACAAATGAAACTCCAGAATATATGCCTATGCCAATTGCACTTGCACATAGATTATCTAGAAAATTAGCTGAAGTTAGAAAGAATGGTACTCTAGATTATTTAAGACCAGATGGTAAAACTCAGGTAACAGTAGAATACGATGATGATAAGCCAGTAAGGGTAGATGCTATTGTAATATCAACGCAGCATAGTCCTAAGGTACAACATGATCAAATTGAAAAAGATATGATAAATGAGGTAATAAAGGCTGTTATACCATCAGAATTTTTAGATGACAAAACTAAATATTATATAAATCCTACTGGAAGATTTGTTGTAGGAGGACCTCAAGGTGATTCTGGTCTTACAGGAAGAAAGATAATAGTTGATACTTACGGTGGATATGGAAGACATGGCGGTGGTGCGTTTTCTGGAAAAGATCCAACTAAGGTTGATAGATCAGCAGCTTATGCAGCTAGATGGGTAGCTAAGAATCTTGTAGCAGCAGGTGCTTCAGATAAAATTGAAATACAGCTTGCGTATGCTATAGGAGTTGCAAAGCCAGTGTCGATTTCAGTTGATACTTTTGGTACAGGTAAAATATCAGAAAGTAAGATTGTAGAAATTGTAGAAAAAGTATTTGATTTAAGACCAGGTGCTATAATAAGAGATCTTAATCTTAGAAGACCTATTTATAAGCAGGTAGCAGCATATGGACATTTTGGAAGAATAGATTTAGATTTACCATGGGAAAAGCTTGATAAAGTTGAAGAGATAAAGAAATATTTATAG